TCTTATTCAAACATTTCTGTGTCATTAACATCTACCTTTTGTTAGTTAAGGTACCTGACTGCTTGGACTCGTTAGATTTCAGGCAGCGTATGTACCAGGCCTCTTTAGCCACAAGGATCTCTGTCAGCTTCTGCAGACTGCTCTTAAACTGAGTCACCACctgcaaacacaacacaaggGTCACAATGTCCTTTCCGCCTGACTCCCCTCAGCAGTTAAGTTAGATGTTATGGATGAAGGATATGGAGGGTCAAACATGGGCGAACGTACTGTTTCTGGTCTTCTCCTGCTGTCTGGATCCATGGATGAGAAGCACTCTTTGACTATGTCATTTTTAGACTGACACATAAGCTTTGAGAAGGTGGAgcgacacacaagcacacattaacactagggctgccacgattagtcgactagtcacgattacgtcgactatcaaaatcgtcgacgactaatttaatagtcgacgcgtcgtttgaagctttgtaagatcccaaaagacgcaggaataagtagtaggatttaagagtgtaataacggactgaaacagaagatggcagcactgcatgtacaaggatgccagctgccgttaaaccccgaagaagaagaagctgtgtcccagaattcatagcgcagcccagctcagtttccaacaatggcggcagctagttagttttaatattactcttattattctttctgggtcacaaaataaacgtttaacatattttcaggcgagaatgtagctgtgtaaacctcaaatatctgctcagtttatcaggacaccacatattttcaaaagcgctccgacgttttcggagacgtctgttacctactagctcgatagcgagccgggggctaggtcactagcgccgtgagaacaccggactcctggcaaattgttttcaaacccgctactcaggttaaacatgatatataagtcacttagataacttaacaatgttattgtttggcttttttttagtattttatttgttcctgagtaaatcggtttggctgagattaaagttatagtttttacacagctaaataaacatcaagcagacagctgattatcagaagtgtgagatgctcgagaatatactctggtgtcctgttatattttagatagcaaggagtttattaaacttcaccgaaacaatctgcaaatttcattaaaatttaataaactatcatcttgtctttatttttagttagcacagaccttaaacacttaaagctgtaagctaatgatagttatattagagcagatgctgctggtgcaataagctgtacgttttacgtccaatggatgatgatctgattagtcaactaatcgcaaaaataatcggtgactagtcgactatccaaataatcgtttgtggcagccctaattaaCACACAGGTTTAGGCAGTTACTTTAACCATAATTAATCAAATACTGAGAAAATACCCCCATCTTTTGCTATTTACAGTAAAGTCTAAAACACGTCTTTATCTGACATAATATCAGCTGTAGACTTACATCTTTTATGTTTCTATATAGTAGGTCGTTGTTTTTGTCCAGGAAACCTAGattagcataaaaaaaaaaatcagtgtcttAGGGATGTCAGTTCAAAGCAAAAAGGTTTAAATGGTTGAGTCACAGGGGATGAGACTGTGGTTTTCTTTACCCACAACACAGTAGGTGACCTCCCCGGCATAATGCAAGAGACGGAAATCTCCCCTCTCCAGAGTCTTACGTGTCATTTTGTCAGCTAGTTTGTGCCTGGAGTCAAAGaggtggagagagacagagggatgaAGAGTGAGAGGCTTTATAGTCGAATCCTAATCCTCCGTCTCTATCGGCTCACTGTCGACTCCCTCACAGGCCACCAGTCAACAGAACACCAATGAAAGGAGTCAGACTTTAGAGCCGAGGAAAGGCTTTGAATTGTACAGTAGATAGACAGTGTATTTAATTACGCtaaatgttgttatttttgaaGTCACAAATCAACattatcaaaacaaaaaacaacctttaTTGTGACTTTGGAATAACCAGCACTCCTGTTTATAGATATAAGTGGGATGCATGGGGCTGATTCAGTGCGTAAGACTGTTCGTTTCTCTTAGAGTCAGTCAGGATCAGAGCAGGAGCATTCAAGATCTCTTGGAGTCAGAGAAATAAGCACTGGTGCTGCATACAGTGTCAATGTCAATTCTATTTATGTTGTTCATTTcgtgtactgtgtgtgtgtgtgtgtgtgtgtgtgtgtgtgtgtgtgtgtgtattttaggTCATTACTCACGTGACAAAGTGGGGGTGATTCCCCATCTTTTCTTCCAGTCTCTCCAGGAAGGTCAGATCTGTGGCATCTCCTGGCCTTAGACACTCCTCATCCTGCAAAATAATCATTGTGAATAATCTTGAGCAGTATTTTTAAAACAGTTATAAATGGCCATCCCAGTGTGAACATACACACCAGTAATGATATAAttcctgtgtgtttttcctcGATTAGATCACAGATGATCTTATTGTTGAAGAACTGAACTGGCTCCCACTGGTGGAAAAAGAGATGAGAAATACACAGTTATAAGCACGTGAAAAAAAGCAGCCGCTTATATGTTTTCTGCACGTCCgtctgtttgcttgtttgtttgctggGGAGAGGGGGGTTTACCTCAATGCCCTCTGCTTCATATTCTTCCTGCTCCGATTTTAGTGTCAGCTCAATGAaaagctgctgcagcttctcGTTGCAATAGTTTATACAGAACTGCTCAAAACTGAGGGAAAGGATCAAGGAAGAGGTGAAAGGTAAGTTTGCAGGTTTCATAAAGATTATAAGGTAAATAAAACAGCTATCAGCTTGCAAAAGCAgctgaaattaaaaagaaaaaaacacagaaagattaCACCTACCTGTTTACGTAGAAAACCTCAAATCCATATATGTCCAAAAGCCCTATAACAGTCTTTCGTGAAGGGTCCtagtgaaagagaaaaaacgtATAAAAACACATCCTGGCAGGTGAGATTTGTCATTTGAAATACATCCTTATAGTCACTTCGTTCTCCATTGACTCGTTGATCCTGTTGACCAGCCAGGTGAAGGTCTGCCCATAGATAGCTTTGGCTAAGGCATCTCTGGCATAGATGGCGTGATCAGTTGTGAAAGGGCTGAGGACCTTTTAGAGTAACAAAGCATCATACCTGAGTTTATagtttaaacagaaacacaagtcTGTTATTGTTAAAACTAAAGAAGGTTTTAGCAAATGTGAACCTGATCTTTTTTGGCTTCAATCTTCCTGAATGTTAGGCCCTCTTGAAGTCTGTGTGCATCCACTCCTAGCAGCTGTGAAGAAAACTAAACATTAAAAAGCTTATTGATATGCTTAATGAATAGCTAAAGAATTTATATTTTCTACTTTCTTACATTTGAGACCCAGTGCAgctctgtgttgttgttcaggAGGGCGTGACCTTTACTATCAGAGTCAAACCGCACATTCCCCAGGTGGAGAACGCTTGCAATGACCTCAAACAAGTGCTGCACAAAATTATAATTTATAAGCAAGACTGACTGCTGTGAATGAAGCCATCTGCAACAGCATCCAACTCACATTGGTGGCAGTCTCATCAAAGCTGATGATTTGAAGTGCGTTTTTTACTGTTTTCCAGTCGTTTTTGTCATTAATGGAGGGCACAATGGGACACTGCCCCTGTCAGAAACAAtgaacatagaaaaaaaaacactgtttctGAAAGTGTTCTACTTTCTTATCAGATTCTATGTTAACAACAAAGCCCACTGACTTATGCGTACCTGTGTTAGATAGTTATAATGCTGGCAACCTCTCTCCAAGCCCAGCTGATGCAGCAAGTCATCTGATCCTCCCTCTACCAGCTGATAAAAGATGTGAAAGTTTCTCTCCCCGTGATTCTGATGCACAACCCTTGATTTCTCCAGCAGGTAGTTCAGGATATGGCCTCCAACAGCATCCCCCTATGGGCATCATGATCCTAAAGACAGCAGCTCTACAACTTGCAGAAAAAACACAGCCTATGGTCCAGTGGCCAGATTGAAAACTGGTTAGGATAAAGAATCTCCTTCTGTTTCAGTAAAGTTGACTTTTGTTAAGCAGTCGTcgtttttttacataaattaaataaatctggAACCAACTTGATGTTTTTCAGGCTTCATGTAATGTTGTTTGTACTCATGCTAcaactttttttgtcttgtatAGCAAAAATAATCACACCACAACCAACTACACTCTAGGAACCAAACAACAGTAAGCTAAGTTTTTTTCCTATTCTGTGAATACAGCATCTGATCCTTACCTGGCTGTCAAACTGGATGTCCATATATTTCCCAAATCGGCTTGAGTTGtcattttttagtgttttagcaTTTCCAAAAgcctgtgggggaaaaaaaaaaagtcaaatcatTCACAGTAATTGATGATCTGTCCCTCTTCACTATATGTCAATGCACTTCTACAGCATGTAGTAACCATCAAACCTCCAGGACGGGGTTGGACATGAGCATTTTGTCTCTGACTGTGTTTAGCAGAGTGGTGCTTGGACAGCTGACGGCATAATACTGCAAAATCTTCTTGGAGGcctctgtttttcctgctcCGCTCTCACCAGAGATGAGGATGAAGTGATTGTTGAACTCTGTCAGCATGGTGTGGTACGCATTATCCGCCAAGGCATAACTGTTGGGTTGCAGAGCAGTTACAGTATTTCAGTAGTAAACTTTGAACCGCACTCGGAGTTATTTCAGTTGAAAGAACACAGGAGTGGGCTCATTTCCTTATGGgtgctttcagcaggataacacaccatgtcacataGTTCAAATCATCTCACGCTGATTTATTAAACACTGCAataaatgacctccacagtcaccaggtcTCAATCCCATACAGCACATTTAAGATGTGGTGGAACGTGAGTTTCCCATCATGGACGTGCTGCCGACAATTTTGCAGGAACTGAGTGATgctgttgattttattttgaatatgcaaatataactagaataacaagagaaaagaaaaattaaaaacaagttttcGTGATTATCTCCATGTCTACACAATGTTTATGCTGGAAAAGGAGTAGGATGAAGTTTAGACTTACTGGTGTAAACAGGTGCACCAAAAAAAGCGTGTGTATACAAACTCACATGTGGGGCGGCAGCTCAAAAAAGTTGACACCCATGTAGATATCCATCTGCTTCTTGTTGTAGATGTCCAGCTCTTTATATGGATTGACAGAGACTAACAACGTTCCAATGTAAGTCTAAAAGAATGAGTTAAAAATCATCAAATTTTTTGCAAAGAAAATGCCACGTGTGAACGTAAGGTTTAAATTGTACTCACATAGATGAGATCCTTGCTGAAGCGTTTCTTGAGGTTGCTCAGAAAGGCAGCTTCCGTGGTTTCATCCAGCAGTACAAAATCCTGGATTCCCACACGGTCCCTGGCAGTCAGGGCACCCTCCATGTCTAGCTGACCCTGTGCAACAAGTTGTAGCAACAACATAGCAGCTGAATGCACTAAGAAAAGTGACATTTCTAGTGTTTACTTCCAAAAATGTATATGTCTAAAACAAATTTGCAACACAGCCGCATATTCTGTGCTTCACAGGGacagttttactttatttattatttttccccaTATTAATGAGATGAGCAAAGTTTAGAgcaaaagtaacattttcatgTTGTGCATATACAACATTATATCAGAATTTTCAGTCATGTGTTTTGACAACTGCAGCTGGATGTTTGAATGTTTGGATTAATGGCTCCAAGCGGGAggacaacacaaaaaaaagtgccataaaaagaacaaacatggTGTCCTTTAGTTCTATTGAAGCAAGAGGTCCAGAGGTCCTGTGTGTCTTTGAAGCTAAGGTCTGTGATTGTGCAGATGAACAGACAGAAGATAATGATCGCTACACGGCGCACAGGGACCTTGGCTGGCAGCCCATGGTTCACTTGAGCTGACGCACCAACCAAACACAACACACTGTGCAAATGGACTTGGGGAGCCCGAAACAGCGGCACATTTAAGAAGCGTAGTGGGAAAAAAATTCCACCAATCTGTTTTGCATTCGCAGCACCAACACTCGGACCAAAGGTTTTCACAgcttttgttggttttgtgtttttttttctctgtctctctctctcctttggaAGCAGAAGTCCTTTGATTCTCAGCTCTCtctgtaaaacattaaaaaagataATCCATTGGATCTAATTGACACAAAGTCCTCCTTCTCTTCCCCACCAACCCACTCTCCTCCCCTGCCTCTATCCTCCGCCTATGGCCCTCGTTTCTTCTGAGAAAGGCCAAGTGTTTTTGTCCTGTAAATACCACGGAGCAGAGACAAAAAAGACGTCTTTAAAATGCAGTCTACAATCCATTACACATATTCCCCCTGCATAACCATTCAGTAATTATTCATTAGAAAACATTTAACGTCACAGTGAATTTCACACTAGGCAGTCGAAACACAATAGAGGAGATTTGGCCTACTTTGGGGTGAGGAGTTGGGGAGGGGTTCGCTGTACAGAGGAAGGGCGAAGGCGAAAGGAGTGCGGGAGGAGGGGAGCAGTATTTGTCTGATCTGAGAACCTCTGAAACGGGGCTGTCTTGAGACAACGGGACAGACTAAATAGTGCACTAACGGTCTGTGCCCCGCTGCTTGCTGTGACACTCATTTAGTGTGCTTTAGTGTGCCCCGAGGCCAAACAATAGAGGCTTGTTCTTAGCAATCTTGTGCTGTAATTTGGACTTCATTACTTTGCTCATATGGGGCCTCAAAGAAGGATAGAGGAGGCTAGTCAGATgagagtggagtttttttttgttgttgtttttttttcccacctgtCAGCCCCCGACCCCCAGTGCTCTCACCCCTCTCGGCAACAATACCCCTCACCCCGTGTCCCCACCAATAACCCTCACCCGGCCCCCCTCACCCACCTCCCACCCACCCACTTTAAGCCAATGAGACAGGTGAACAATATCATTGAAGGAACTCTTTTTTGGACGTCAGAATCAATCTGGCACTGTGATGGTAGTGGTGCTGCTGTGGGGTATCTTTGACACCCCCTTCTTTCATGGGAACAAACTTCTCTCAGGGCAGCACAAGCAGACAATGTGCTGGGACAGCGTGACTTAGAGATCTGCCATACAGTATTACAAGTAATAACATGAACAGATAAGCTCCTGTCAAGAGAAGGATTATTGCATTCAGCCATGATAATAATGCTAATGTTTTAGATTTTTGGACTAAATCTAAAGGTCTGCTGGTTTCCATTCAGGCTTCCTTTGGTGTTCTGCAGgtatttctttttaagaaaGCTGTCTGCAGCAAGCGGGAGCGTTCCTAATGACACTATGCAAGAAAGGCTAAATCCTTAGAGTCTGAGCTGAAAGAAGCGCCTAATTATTGAAAGCATTCCCCTCATCCTTGTGTTATTTGTAACTCTGTTTTTCCACATATAtatggagagagagggggggggggaacagtTTAGAAACAGAACTAGATACTTATAATTAAACAATAGATGGCACAATCTGACGCACAGTGGAAAGAAGGATTATGTAATGAATCCCTAAACTCGCTGTCAGATCAGGTGAATTGCTTTGCTACCTCAGAGCGCAACCAATTGTATTTTAATTAAGAGATGGTTCCTCATCTTGGTCTAGAGTGTCAGTGGTGCCTGAGACAGTGACCTCATCGGTGAGATGAGGAAGGGAGCAGCTGCTAGGACAATTTATGAACTTACAGGGAAAAGTTATCTCCCCTTTAAAGAGGGTTGCAGTTGAAACTTTCACATCCAGTAAAGAATAGCTCCACTAAATCACAATAATACttcctgttagcttagcacagtTTTATCTCACAATGGCTCTTTTTCTCCCAAACCATCATTTAGCAAGACTTAGATGAGATGAGTAAGACCGCTTTTAGACCTGCATGCTGAATATCAAGCTACCAAATCTGTCTACCAACCCCTCTTAACATGAATCCCTTTGCtcatgaaaagaaatgaaaactgatATTTTACACCTTTTTGCTAAGAAGAATATATCTTGTTACCTCCAAACTCACTGAATTGATTATCTTAGCTTTTAGGTGACTGTGAGAAATAAAGGCCAGGCCTCAACACCACTCACAACACACAGGGTTACTTTAAAACTCCTTGTGATGAAGAGAACACACAGCAATGGTTACAGCATAAGAGAAAAGCCAAACCTGCATTCTGAAGCTGTATTATTGCTGCAGCCAGGTGCAGAAACTCAGTGAGGATCCAAAGTCAAACAAGGCCCCCCCCTCCTACTGAAGTGAGACAAAAATAGTGTATCCTCCTGTGTCTGCTTGCATTGAAGTAATCAGCGAAAGACTGGCTTCTTGAAAGTTAGTTACCAAAGGTCAGGACTCTATAAtgtaaataggaaaaaacacccTTAGCTAGTTGCTCACTGGTGCAGCATGCTGTGGTAGTACTATGCTGGTGATGCTGTATGTGCACATATATGTTTCTCCACATCATgctgaaccaggctcaggcaAAGGGCTCTGTGGGCCGAGTAGTTAATCATTCATGTTGTGGTAGGTGGAGGGACAGAGAGATCTTATTCAGCGTTTACCTGGGTATCTACTGCTCTACTGAGTGTAACATAACAATACAGAAACAAGATCCAAGATCCAAACTACTCCATCTAAACTCCATTACATCACCACCAACAGTAAAAAAGGCCCCATTCTTCTAACTGGCACATTCCAGGTCTGGTTACTGATCTTTGATTAGGTGGGAACGTTTACAGACTAATCACCACTTCTTTAGTATTCATTATAACAATGTTACTCAGGGGAGCACCACTGCTACTGAGCTACCGCCTGAGCTGCTGGTGTTAATTGTGCTTTTGTAAAATTCTGCTAGGCTGGTGCCCAAATGCAATTAACACACTTTATGCCTCAGTGAAAACAATTATCAGCACCTTTAATTAAAGACGATAGAATTCAAATGACTGCATTGTTTTGCCTGTGTTGGAGAGCTGAAAGACTTGAACTGACAGGAAATGAGTGACAACACAAACAACGGTAGGGCAACAATGAGCTGACCTGTGAGAACTTCAATTGGTAGTCATTTGTTTAAACCCAAAGGTCACCGGGTGGCATAAAAGTCAAATTACACTTCATCCAGTTGTTTTGGAGACTACCAAAACACAACATTACTtgtctgtaataaaatattaccATCCAACCAAGGTTATTACGGTTAACTAAAATCAAATCTAAACTTAAACTAGATGTGGAAAAACACTTTggttaaataaaatcaataaaaaagaaaagaaaagacctttgaactgaaatgattgtttaaacttaaaaaaactaattattaacacatttaaaacatggaGGAAATATCCTTAGTTGTAGTGTACGTcagtttggtaaaaaaaaaaaaatcttttatctaaatttattttatatggCTTTGATAGACATATTTATTGACACTTGAATGTCTGCTTtcaaaaatatctgtttttattgtaatgtttATTGTATTGAAACTAAAATGAATTGAAAGCAAAaagttgaaatgaaataaaatgaaggcTATAAGGGCAAATTATATATTACAAAACTAGACTAACTCTGCATCTGACCACATTTGCTATCTCAAGAACACCGCAGCTACTCACCtgactataaatataaatggcaCAATTGTACAAAAGAAACTGGATTAAGTTTTTCAATTATCACCTGGTGACAGTGGATAGGGAGAAAGTAATGGATAGCCACACTTAAAGGAAATTCTAATTCACTGTGAATACTAAGTAAATGAAATAGAATTGTCATGCCTTAAAGTAGTGGTTGCATATGTGGCCAGAGCAGGTGTGAATTATACCGGGTTTATCTCTGTAACCTAGTAACCAGTGTTAGAAAAACATGCCCCTTCCAAGGAAACACAGGTGTCCATTTTCTCTGCTGCGACGACCTAAATGTGATAAAAGCTCAGGTTTCACCACATTTATGAACTGATTAATGTTTGGAAAGCTTTCAGTCAGTCGGCTGTAATGTGTGACCAGTTGAGTGTTCAGCATATTGAATTATTCACTCTCCACCACAGAAAAGTTGTCAAGGTTACCTCTGCCGTCGCCCCACCTTTCCTCAGCCCAGCAATGCTTGTCCAATCTTAACAAGCTTTGTGCTACCCACTGGGCTCTGATTCAGCACGAGATGTGGCAAATCCAATTACACAGGAGTCAGAGAGGTTGATTTTCCCATTATAGATTCCATGCTGAGAATGAGAGCTGATGATAACACCACTGctgcccccctctctctctcctcttcttcttcttattttctgtcCATTTCACTGTtctcctctcttttttctttctctctctgtcttcctaTTCCTCTTTCCCCAAATACCTTCTTTCTTCCCCCATCCTTTTCTTTGGATTCCTCATTCTTCCATAGTCCATTATTCTAATTTTTCAGAGCACCGTAACGAACACTGGGCCCCGTCATTACTTTAGTCCCAAAATTCTGGGTCAGTGAGGTTATTTCATACCCTGCATTGCATTTTCTCAAATTActgttttttgtctctcttaaAAACCAAGCAGAATAGATAGCATCATTATAACTCTCTATTATCTATCTATTATAATTGTGACTTCTTATTCTTTCCTCGTTTTTTATGCACCTGTAGATATCTAATTGCATTACACTTGACACATTACATGTTTCCACTTAGAAAGGTCACCACAAGGGCTGATTGCAATTCATAAAACTTGACTTATGGGTGTCTAACTGTTATCCACAGTGGTTACATCATGTACTGGCTGTGCaacataaaaactaaataaaagctCTTTTGGAAATGAAGCTCTTTTGCACTCAATCAGCTATGAAAAACAAGAGGGCTTTTGCTCAATCTTTAGCCCTTTAGGAAATGAAAAAGGCTTGACCTCAACTCAGACCAGAGGCTTTGGGGGTGACACAGGTCACTAGAGGTCAATAAAAAAAGGTGATCCTCGAGGACAGTGGGACTCAGGCGGGGGATTCAGCAGTCTGTCCAGAGAGGTCACCTGCTGAGTAGAAGAGAAGAAGATGGTGTGATCTCAGCTGCAGGGGAATCTGTGATTGACCAGTATTCACCATTACTCTGTCAAACCACTGCAACTTTACCTTTCCTCTGTTCACGCCAAAAGAAACAGATGGTTGATATTAAAAACttggtaacactttataatatgAGGATGTTAAACCCctgtaattaaatggaatttgattatattttattaGAAATTACAACAGAAATATGTTTATATACAAGTACTTACAGGCAAGTAAACTATTACAGGCAGGTAACAAGTCAGGTTTAGACTGACACTGTAAGTCATTTTAACTACTGCAGAATTTCTCTGTAATTTGGTGCTGGTATGCTATATTTTGGGGGTGCATGTCATAAAGTGGCTTAACCTTGCCTAACTTGCAGGTATTTCACAGGAAAGGAGACACAAATTATACTGTCAgtaattttaaatctgtgtaATTTCCTGAAAATATAGCAGAAAAGCTTTATTATGAAgagcatttattttaaaacatttttatttaatattcattatgaattttctgttattcaattgtctttttttgttacatTGTACTTAAAATTACAGTTTAATTAGTGTCTCCTTTCCTGTAAAACACCTAGAAGATGGTCAAGGTTAAGCCACTCTATAACATGGCCTATAGTGTTCTAGTGTTAAATAACAGAGAAATTACGCACTATTTAAATTTACTTACAGTAAAATTatgtctttgtttcctgtaaCCTGACTTGTTACCCCCTTATTTTAGTGTACCTACCTTTAACTATTTGAAAGTAAATATAATTACGtcataatttcaaataaaatacattgaaCTCCATTTCATTATAGTGGAATTACAGCCTTAGCCACAAGCCGTATTATAGAGTCTAACCAAAAACTCATAGTATCTCGCATTGAAAATACTTCACTCACTAAACTATCATTAgtgagtatttaaaaaaaaaaaaaaacatcagaaaaagtGTCCACAAAGCCGAAAAAGTGTTTAGTCACTTTTACTTCAATGTTTTCATAGGTCATAATTTTAATACTTTCATATATATTGTTCTATGGTATAAAGTGCAACCATACATTGTCATGGTTTAAAAACTAATTCTACAATAGGTAGAATACCTTAAACTCTAAAAGACTGTCTTAAATGAGTGTGTTCTAGACCTTTAATCTTAATTAGAGTTTGTGTCTTCCATCTTCAGgcactgacatcacacagaaatCATCCAATAATTAGCTGGTATGATCATCTGCTTGagagaaaaatgcttttttaattgtGTACCTAttgtaaaaaatgacatttcTATAGTGGAAAATCAAGAGcctttctgtcatttcattGTTCATCTAGTACTTATTTATTCTAGTGTAGGATAATTGGCTGTGtgggatgggttttttttttatatgtagcCAAAGCAGAAAATACAGTTATACATacagtttcacatttttcacCAGATTGAAGTCTTTGTCGGGCCATTTCTGGCCCCTGGGAGttaagtttgacatccctgcatTAAGTGTctgttaaagatttaaaaaaatcgaTTACAGGGATATTATCCAAGCTAATAGTTACGGGGTGATTGTGGGGGTATAGGTATGAGTGTAGTGCGCATGATGTGTAAAGAACATTCCCTCAATTTTCTCATCATTTGCTATATATGTGTATTTTATATAAGTTTTGTATA
This genomic stretch from Astatotilapia calliptera chromosome 12, fAstCal1.2, whole genome shotgun sequence harbors:
- the myo1ha gene encoding unconventional myosin-Ih, whose product is MLLLQLVAQGQLDMEGALTARDRVGIQDFVLLDETTEAAFLSNLKKRFSKDLIYTYIGTLLVSVNPYKELDIYNKKQMDIYMGVNFFELPPHIYALADNAYHTMLTEFNNHFILISGESGAGKTEASKKILQYYAVSCPSTTLLNTVRDKMLMSNPVLEAFGNAKTLKNDNSSRFGKYMDIQFDSQGDAVGGHILNYLLEKSRVVHQNHGERNFHIFYQLVEGGSDDLLHQLGLERGCQHYNYLTQGQCPIVPSINDKNDWKTVKNALQIISFDETATNHLFEVIASVLHLGNVRFDSDSKGHALLNNNTELHWVSNLLGVDAHRLQEGLTFRKIEAKKDQVLSPFTTDHAIYARDALAKAIYGQTFTWLVNRINESMENEDPSRKTVIGLLDIYGFEVFYVNSFEQFCINYCNEKLQQLFIELTLKSEQEEYEAEGIEWEPVQFFNNKIICDLIEEKHTGIISLLDEECLRPGDATDLTFLERLEEKMGNHPHFVTHKLADKMTRKTLERGDFRLLHYAGEVTYCVVGFLDKNNDLLYRNIKDLMCQSKNDIVKECFSSMDPDSRRRPETVVTQFKSSLQKLTEILVAKEAWYIRCLKSNESKQSGQFDEALIRHQVKYLGLMEHLRVRRAGFAYRRKYDVFLKRYKPLCPATWPHWRGVAADGVEVLVQHLGYLPDEYKMGRTKIFIRHPRTLFATEDAYEKCKHELATRIQAKYKGYRAKGEYRKQKEAATKIESCWRGTQARKEKEKRAWAVKVIKKFIKGYMTRGQAKNTDNSEYLAFVRQNYLNRLRDNLPKTVLDKTPWLTPPAVLTETSEMLRKLHYRLMVRKYVRGITPQKKAQFEMKLITSSVFKGKKDSYPQSVAHPFADTRISEEDINTRVIQMIRNERIKYCVPVIKYDRNGFKPRQRQLILTQTAVYVVEEAKIKQRVLYTSLKEISVSNLTDSTIVFHITREEPKQKGDLVVQCDHLFELLTKLCVIANKQNAIKVVQGSINFEIQAGKGGAVDFSTGPEPMVYKAKNGHLMVVATRARTR